The Panthera leo isolate Ple1 chromosome D4, P.leo_Ple1_pat1.1, whole genome shotgun sequence nucleotide sequence AAGTTCTGACAATATCCTCAACATATCCAATCTGTACTCTAGGCAACATACAGTCAATTCATCTTCACACCCACTCAAGTGCCTTGACCATTTCTCAACAGCCaatttacagagaaaaaatataatatttgttcACAACTTATATATCTGGTACTATACATAAAATATTGCTAACCTCACAGcaatcctattttacagatgaggaaattgagtctcaagaccccaagatcataTAAACTAGCTGTCTGTAATTCATCCCACTGTCTTTATAAAGCCCCTTTGATCTCAGCATGTAGCCTATGCCACTGTGATTTAGCACATTTTTGCATACCATTTTGTTTCCTAACTGTACCTTTGTCTTCTTCATCTCAATGGTAAGTATACAAGGACCATGTAGTGTCGACATCACCAAGTATACAGTAGGTGCTAAATGAATACTTGTTGactgattttataaatgtttagagATTGATACCCAGCATTGAGTGTTCAACCATTTCAGGAGGTTAGGACAGACTGTGTTACAGCCAGAAAAACCTTTATTTGACTAATGAAAAAAGAGCTATGACTGCCTGTGTTGACCTTTGCCATTACTCCTGTCTCTTCATTCATCCTTTCTAGAAAATGGGCTTAGCGAATTGGTAGCATTACATGAGCCCTCTGGGCTCTACTGAGCATAGGTAACTCATTTTTACCCTACATATGAGATAGATATTGTTCTAAGGGCAGGTCCACAATTCTTTATCTGATTGCCTTGAGGGTGTATGCGTTTTAGAAAtcagaatttttcagattttagagaTTAAATATAGTGCTTATGCTACATATTGTATAACTCCCTCTGCAGGGTCTGAGTCAGAACCTAAAATCAGGCACATTTTCTCTGCATCCCATCAAGTGGAATAAAGGTGACAGTCTCAAGTCACATTTTGCCACCAAATAATTTGCTGCAAACTTAtgagaacatttttgttttcagagccttttggatttcagaattgtGAAAATTATAATAAGGGATGTGAACCTGTTATTGAGAtgtattgactcatttaatctcTCAATAATTTGCAATGCtgtacttgttttattttgaagaggaagaaactgaacCGCAGAAAGGTTCTataatgtgcccaaggtcacatggctaggaagtggcagagacaACGTTTGAGCCTAGAttgtctgactccagaactgGTGCTTTTCACCACCCCAAATTCTGCAAACCAAGAGGACTTTGCAAGTCTCACCTACTGGTGATGTGACCTTGGACCACTGCCTTAGCGTCCTGGGCCCCGTTTTCCTCATCTGTTGCTAAAAGTGAAATGTAGATGTCAACCCGGAGGGTTTCACCCCAGGAGAGCTACATCAGATGAACTTGAAGTCTTATTCCTGCTTTGCCTAAAGCCTGCTCTAAGATTTCTGCAAGGTTCTAGAGGCTTATATTCTCATTGTCACAGTTGGCTTCAGCTTCTGTTAAATCAGTTCACATTATGAATCATTATGAGTCATCTCAGTATCTTGTTTTTGACAGCATGATGTAAACTCATGTGTGAAATTCAGCTCTTCATCTCAAGCAGACAAATGTCTTTAGATTGCTTGTTATTTCTCCACCTTCTTAAAAGTGCTTTAGTCacctccccaccgccccaccaccacccccgccctGCTTCCATATTGCCCTGGCTTCTCCCACTTTTGGTACTTATGCCTTCAAGATATCCTTTTCTCCCAGTAAATTTTCTTACACAAAGGCAGTTGTAAGAGTTCCTTCCCCTTGGCCATGCCTCGGTGCTTACCCTAGATGCTATCTCCTCCCACTTCCCAACCTCTAGTCAATGGCACCTGTGTTTCTTGCTTAGCTACTTAAGTTTGTGTGATATGCAAATATCACCCCTAGCCTAAAGCTGAAACTTCTCAATTACCTTCAGTGCCTAGtaccaacttttatttttagcaggtgttcaataactAGAATAAATCCGACAGTGTGCCAAAAGGTAGGAACCCACTAATATATTCCCTAAGTGATCATATAGTTAATAGAAATTAAAGTCTATAGCCTCATAAAACTTGTCTTCATATTACTCTCAGTGGCATAAATTACTGGGGTTGAGATTTCAAAGACAACTGTAGTGCTTTAGCTGGAAAAATATACCAGATGATAGCCAGGAAAATGCATTATATAAATCCTATCCCTAGGGAAGTGTAATTTGGCCTGGACCAAAATATATTGATTATAGATTCTTGCTCAACCAATAAATGATAGTCTAGGAGGTTTCTGTACAACATAGGGTCAGTGATGCTAAGTGAGCTCTAGATAAAATTCCTGGTGAAAGAGTTTTGTCACAGCAGGTGTTGCCAGCTTTAGGGGAGCTTAGCACATGGTACGAGCTCAACTACTTGCtgattgaataagtgaatgaatgaatgaatgaatgaatgaggtaaGAAACGTAGAAGACCTACAACACTGGTGATAGAGGTTTTGAACACTGCCTGTTGTCCTGTCCTTACCTTCCTTCCTGGCCATGTGTTCATTATAGGAGAAAGAGACCTGGATTCTAATCTCTCAGCTCTATCCTAAACCCCCATATGTGTGACCATCAGCAAGTAATTTCACTGCTCTAGGCTtggttttatcatctgtaaagtgaaagTCTCAGGCCAAATGATCTCTAAGGTAGGTTTGAATTGTTTATATGAATATAGCTGTCTTTAGAGAAGTAATACAAGTATACAGAAACAGATACTCAAGTGTGGTGGAGACACATGAGTTAAAAATTTTCTGTGTGCCCTACTCCCAGGTCTCTCTCCTCAAACAAAGCCCCTTTAGACTAATTCTGTCTTCCTGCCTTAAATACTTTGCTTATGCCTCTAGTTCTTAATGTATCTACTCCAAGCAGTATCATTTATCTTTGTACTCTTCAAGACAAAAAATTTAGTTTACTACTTTCTCCtatatttaattatacatatgGATATTTTAGTGATTTCTATTCATTTCCTTTAATAGACTTAGaggactatttctttttttaagcacaaTTTCTTAATCCATCAATTTTTAGTAATATCTTGACTTCCCACTAAGTGAATTAATGTTCCCTCACTTCTCTCCCTTTAATTTCCTAGCTTCTATCAGTTCAATCATTACTTTTATTCCCaccaaaatcattatttttatattgcacaaaattaaaatagttaaattcTCTTTTCTGACTATGGCTGTCTATAATGCTTTTTCTGTAGgttaattttgaaaattgaaagCCAATAAAGTATAATTGTGTGAATAGCATTTACTGCAAAACAAGGTAGCATGCTTAGATGTGCAGAGGGAGTGCATAGTCTATATCCCCAAACCTGGGCCACTTCAAGAGGAACCCTGCAGGCATCACAGCAACACTGATTCTCCCATAATACTCTGTGTGTTGCTTGAAATCACTTTACATTTTAGCTTGTTTCATATTATGAAGggctttcatttcaaaatatcctCAAACTTGAAATTTAGCGTGGTAGCTCTGAAACTTGGCTGTACGTTGGAATCACCAAGGGAGCTGTTAAGAAACCCTGATATTTAGAGGATCCCACATCCACCGTTTCTGATTTAATTGGGCTGTGGTGTGGGCTGAGCATCTGGGAGTTTTAATTTTTGGCAGGTTATTCCCAGGAGTAGCCCAAGTTGAGGACCCTAACCATTAATGTCAGTCATGTCTAGTAGAGTCAAAGGTAATGAAATATACTGAGCCCTTTGGAAgcaagagcaaaaaataaaacctgatacTGGCCGAAGGCTtctagaacattttatttctttgttggttgCAGTTGTCTCCTTTGTAACATATCACTACTAAGATTGTTTAATGAGATGCACTTCTCTGCACTCAGCTTCTGTGATATTTGAATGTCGTTATTTGAAtggttttgttttcaagtctATTCTTTTCTTAGGTAGATACTCTGGGGCATGGGGAGCTGGAGCCGTTGGAAGGAAATTGCGTGAAATTTTGTCAGATCCTTGATATTCACACCTATGTTTTAGTAACTGATGTTTTTTCATTGAGTCTAAGAATTTAACAGGTACTGTGTTTCCAGTAGTTCAAATCTGATTCTGTCTAATGTCCAAGGTCAGTTGTTCTCTTTCAGCACTCCAACCAAGGCATGTAGGAGAGCTAGAGGCAGGCTGGTTGGCCTCAGGTTCTAGTAGGAATAGCAGGCTGTGAAGAGAGACTGAGTGGAAGCAGCACCAGAAGAGCCGGAGTGAACATACTGTCCTTTGGCTGCCTGGCAGTTAGCCTAAAAAGCAAGCATGAGAGAGGACATGGGGTTAGAGCAAATGCAACCCTGTGcttgactctctctgtctctcctttgaAACCAGCTCCACctgcatttggatttttttttctccctacagTGATTTTGCTAAATATTGATGCTGatagctttcctttccttttatgatACATTATCTCCTTTTTTATCCCAGCTTTCTGAGCATTTCTCAGGCAGGCTGAGGTTTGTGTCAGTTACTGAGAAATTCTCTTTTTAGTACCAACAGTATTGCAACAACAGTACTAAAAGTTGAGAAACTTCTCATTGATATAGTGATAAGGGAATGGACATTTCAATCTGAAGAGTGGAGAAGCTTGCAATGGCTGTTCAAGTCGTTTTCTAGGAAATGGTCCAGATATTATGCCAAAGGACCAGGCAAGGTATAGCCAGAGGTACAACACagcaaattaaagaaattattccaGGGGCgtctgaggggctcagttggttgagcctctgactcttgatttcagctcaagtcatgacctcatggttggtgagttcgtgctccaagttgggctctgtgctgacactgtgaagcctgcttgggattttcccctctccctgcctctctccctctgcctctcccccactcacactcacactctcaaaaaaaaatatttcaaaaaaatttttccattttccacctATATTTGTCCACAAGAATATATAAGTTTTTGGAGTTGTAATTACACTATCATTTGATTCCTTGTATAAATTCCAATTAAAGATGAGTCCAGAATTACAAAACCTGCAATAATAATATTTGAACGCCCCTCGATGGTATCATGTCTTCAAGTCACTGTTGCTATAGTCTTGCTCTCTCTGGGACTTATTTCTACATCTACAGTGATTTTCAAAGTATGTTGCATGGACCTAAGCACTTCTTTAGGAATGAAAATTCTTTGGCTTGACCCCAGTTTTTCTCAATCAGAAACTTCAGTGGCTGGGGCCCAGAAGTCTGTATTTTCACACACCCTCCAGGTGATTCGGATGCATACTCAAGCTTGAGAACCACCATCCTGAATGATGAACTCAACTTCCCTTGTTTTGTGTGGATGGCCCTTCCAGCCCTTTCTTTCACAATCCCTCCATCATACTAGCTacatctccccacctcctcagCCACACATCAGCACAGCCAGACCCAGCTCTCCATCCTAACAAAGTCAAGAACTACCTCTAAAATCTCAAACCTCTTTTATGCCTGTGGGATGTTTTCTAAGCTTCTCTGGGGCCTTCCTTTCTTTAATGTCTCATCACCAAACTTCTGGCTATGCTTGATTCCTTGCCCAGCCTACTCTGTGATCAGCAAGCCACATTAGGGCTATTGCTCAAGTTCAGCACTGTCCTAGCTCCCTATTAAACTTTTACTCTGCTATCCTGCCATTTCCCACTGAGATTGATCTGGATCTTCCTGCATGATTAAGCTATTAGGAAACTTCAGGATCTAAGTTAACACACCACAAATTTACTCTCATTTCAGCCATACCGTGCCTGATGCTTGGCCATTATGTCTGGTCAGTCTCCTCCCAGGCTACTCCAACAACTATTCCAAGGTTCCCCAATGTTAATTAAGACTGAAATCTCCATTCCCTTATCACCCTCAACAGATGGCCTCAACTGGAATCAACTGCTACATCCCTTCACCTCTACAGACCTGATtccaaacccattttttttttcttctttgctgcctcttccctcctttccaaaACCAACTCTGCCACCTGCATTTAATATTTAGTTTCGTGCAATCTTGTTTCTTCTAACTCCTTGTCCTCTCAATTATCCCCACTGACCTTGTCTTTAATCTCTCCTCTGGCTCCTTTTGCTTTACACTTAAACATGCCAGGCTCTCCCCTATTTGGCTGAACCCTAAGCTCCCTGAAGGTGGTATCTGCATCTCCTTTATTCACCCCAGCCCTTGGCTCATACTAGGTATTCAAAAAGGAATTGTTACTGATTGAATAAAATCCTTTTAGTCCTTATTTCTCCTGGTATCCTTTCTGGGCCTTTTCCCACCAACCTTCCTTCCTGAaacctttcctcttctctgtctatTGAAATCGTTGAGCTGAGGGTCACTGTATATGCTCCTAAATGCCAATGTCCGCTTTCCCTCAGCCTTTATTCTGAATCTCCCTGTAGCGTGTGACTACTGATCCCCTTGAAACTTGTCTCCATTTGTTCCCAGGATCCTTGGTTCATATTATTGCTGCTTGTCATGATGGCTTTCTTCTTCATCTCCCCAAAATGAAAGGTGCCTGGGGTCAGTCCTTGGCCCTCTTATGTTCCCTCGCCAGTGTCTCTGTGGAGATTGTCCTTCAGTCTGCTGTCATCAACTAAGCTCCCAGTGTGGATAATTCACAACTCTTTCTAGCCCTCTCCTTCCTACTGAGCTCTAATGCCACCTTTTCAAATATCTAGCAGACACTCTCTGGAGATACCATCATGGCCTGAAGAAAAAGCAATGCTTCCCCAGGTAAGAAAGCTCCAGGTATCCACTTGATCAAGTAGCTAAGAAGCAGTAGCATCTTACCAGGGCCCGCTTCATGAAAGCCTCCTGGGTCGCCTTCTTGTTTGCAGCTTTGCCGCCCCAGGCAGCCAGTGCACTAGCCTGCAGGGCCCGTCCGTAGGAGAAACTTAGTTTCCAGGGTTTTGGTAGAGGGCAAAGGTTGATAGCATTGAGGTTGAGAGTAGCATCCTCTTCGCTCATGCCACCAGACAAAAAGCAGATACctggaaggaaagaagccattCCTCTCTACTATTCCCAGTTTATGTGCCTGGCTTGAGAAAGCGAGCGATGAGCCTAAAAGAAATGTGATGCCTCAATCTTTTCTCTTTGCATGAACTGGGTTGGAAAAATTAGTTAGCTTTTGCTGAGGTTAACTGGGCTAAAAAGAGAAGGCTTTAATAAATAAGGAGGGTGATTAAATATTGAGGAAATAAATGGATTTTGTGCATTTGGACAGACTCAGGATATGTGGTATCATGGAGTATGAGGGAAAGTGCTGGCTGCCTCTGAGATACAGAGGTCTGTTTCCTGGAAAAAAGAAGACTTTTAGACAAACACAAGAGGTTGTGGAACTCCTTCACAGGATGAGAGCTAAGATCTCAAgtcagaggagaaggaaagcCTTACCAGGAACAGCTGCAGGAACAGTACGGTGCAGAGCTGTGACAGTGGCCATAGCCACTTGCTCTGGCATATACTTCTTGGTACAGGCTTGTCCAGCGGTCACCATGTTGGGCTTCAGCAAGGTGCCTTCCAGGTAAACATGATGGTCATTCAGGGCCTTATAGACAGCAGCAAGGACCTGAAGGACAAGAGGTCCAAACAGGTGAAACCCAGAGCCAGCCTGACAGTCACCTGACCTTGGCACTTTTATGTCGCAGGGATGCGAGCCAAAGGTAATCTTGTATGAGGCTTGGCCAAAGCTTCCCAACCGGCTTCATCTCAGTCCACCTACTTTTGCAAGTGGAGAAACTGAAATCAGGTTACACTGCAAGTATGAATGAAGTACCTTCTAATTACATTTTTCTCACGTGATGCTCGTcttatttttacctatttatttattttttaatatacaggtttttaaatttttatttatttaaattcaaattagttaacatacagtctaGTATTGACTTCAagggtagaacccagtgattcatcacttacatacaacacctggtactcatcccaacaactgccctccttaatgcccatcacccatttagcccatccccacccacgtcccctccagcaaccctcagtttgttctctgtatttaaaagtctcttatggtttgccttcctctctgtttttaatcttatttttccctcccttccctatgttcatctgttttgtttcttaaatttcacatttactcatcttatttttaaatttctttgtttacATATAATGTAACTGATCCAAAAAGATAACAGGATTTACCAAAGGTCCCACAGCTGGAGACGTGGATTGTGAAATGCAAGTCTTAGTACAGAAAATCCTGTGCTTTTTCCATATGGAGAATACCattgtgccaaaaaaaaaaaaaaaaggtttgataAGTACCTCCTTACCTTCTCAATGCTACGTAATGATTCCAACTGAAGAACATTTCATATATCGCAGCTGATATATGTTAAGTACCAAGATTTTTCACCTGGAATTGGGACTTTTATGTTCAAGACTTACCTTCTCAGTAACATACTGGCAGTGTTCCATGTCATGGTCTCCATCAGGAAGTACCTCTGGTTCAACAATGGGTACCAGCCCAttctaaaaagggaaaaggaagaggtaaaGAGCAGCTCTGCTCACTGTGATCCTTTCCTTAAGAAGATGTTTTACagctgcctggggcacctggctcagtcgattaagcgtctgggctcttgctttcagctcaggtcatgatctcacagtgtcatgagttcaagccctgagtcaagctctgtgctggcagcgaggagcctgcttgggattctctgtgtccctctttctctgtcccttccccactcacactgtctctctctctctctgaaaataagtaaataaacttaaaaaaagatgtttgacaGTTGCAATTGGTATAAAATGGGGCCCTTATAGAGAAATACCATTCACTGACTTAAAGGCAGTGAAAAGAAATGTAATGGGATTTCTAAAGAGCATTTGTAGCTTGGCCAAAAAAGCAcagtgaggttaaaaaaaaaaaaagttctcctgggagtgaataaaaaaaataaaaacccatagTTTCTATAGATACAGATCATGCTAGAGATTATTCTAGCTACCTCATAACCTAGTTGTCACCCATTTAGTGCAGTCAAGATCACTAAGAAAGATCCCCCTTGTGTGGGTTAATTAAGGAATTAAGCACTGTTTATAGTTCTGAGAACGTTGGTAACTCCAACATAATACCCACACAAGCAAATCAGACGTTAACTGGGATCCCAGGACACTTCAACGTATGTTGGAAACTAGTGTCAGGTCACCATCCTCCAAGATACTATTTGGATTGGGGCTAAATCAGAGCTGTCACTCTTGAGCTAGGGATCTCAGAGGATCATGTTTTAGATGTGATGGAGCATAGGCAAGCAAGTGCCCTGGCCCTAGGGGCTGGATCACTCGCAAGACTCAGCTTATAGAGCTTTGGCAGAGGGCAGCTATTGATGGCATCAGCCTTTGGGTTCATAGCTAACTCATGGAAGCAAATCTTACCCTACCATACCTAGCTATAACAAAAGTGATACAAAATGCCACCAGGATAAGGGGTGAGATAAGGTTCATGTACTTATAGTAAAATTGGAAAGAGAAGCTCTGAAGAAGGCTCTTTCCTACTGTTGTTTTAGCTCAAGGGGAAGGCTGAGCACCTGCTGACAGATGCTGGCGTAGCGGGCCAGGGCATTGGCATTTTCCTGGATGGCAAGGTTGGATGGACACTGGTTGTCAATCCTGAGCACAGCACGCCATTTCCCAAAGTCAGCACCATCTTTCTTGTACTGGGCACAGCGCTCAGAAAGGCCATCGAGCCCTGCaagtcacaaaagagaaaaaggcttCCTTGCACCCTTATCCCTGATCCATGGGGCACTGATGAAGTGAGGAAGTTCTTCTTTGCCTTACCTTTCAGTTGGTAGAGCTTAAGGACTGAAAACATCCAGGCAAATAAATATCAATCCCGATACTGAGCCCAAAGATCTGGGGCTTTATACTTTGTAAGAAGAGAGGGAACTAATATTTGTTTAGtatttactatgttccaggcatgaTTCTAGGAATTTTGCATACTTCATCTAGTTACCATAAGAATTCTAATAGTTAATATTATAGTAGTTTTACAGATGTGATAACCCAGGCTacaagaggttaagtgactttacCAAGTTTGCATAGCTAACAAGTGACAGAACAGGAATTCAAATTCCGCTTAGCTAACCCAAAGCTGTGGTTCATACTTATCTACTTGGGCAGTGAAGTACCTTGCAAAATTGTCTAATTGGGAAGTGATAGAACCAGGAGTCAAACCCTGTTGAGTCTGATTCCAAAACTTGGgacctttcctctcttctgctgctggATTTTTCTCTAAAACTTATACTCTCAGGTACAGAGTATCTTCTCTGCACAAAGCACTGTGGTAAGCACTTTATGTACCTTATCTAATTTAATTCCCACAACTATTCTGCAAAGCAGACACTGTCATCCCATTTTAACTGGCTCAGAACATTTACATGACTAGCTAGAGGTCACACAGTTATTACATAGAGGAGCTGGGATTGAAAAGCAGATGTGTGTGGCTCTAAAACCAGTGTgatattcatattttgttttcccttgcttCCCTCTTTGCTTGCCATCATTTCTAACATATATTGGCATGATTCATATCAGTGGGTGATATCCTTACCTTGAATGGTGGTTTCTTTGTTGGTTCCTGCAAGGGGAGCACCTCCCTGGTCTAACTGTGAACATAATTAACAAGCAATTAGCAGATGTCATGGGCCCCAGGAAAACACAAGCAGAGCCCCTGGTACTAATAGTTGTCATTTTTCATAAGCCAAGGAGTTGAATTCCAAAGGTGTGTTAGTaacaggatggagggaggggcagagacacacaattcagtccacagcagaAGGGAAGTTACCTGGAAGGAACAATGTCTGAGTGTCAACACTAAGAAGATGGAAAGTATGGAAAACACCGGGAGCTTGGTAAATAAGAAGTAATCTGACAGTACCTGGGATATAGAGGTGCCATATAGGAGTAGCTCCCTTAAATTATGTGTCTAAGAGAAATTTCATGAGCACCTGCACATACCAGGCACTACATTATCCCaggaaatcaaaagaataaagacaCAGCCCCTACTCTCGGCATACCAGAATCTGAGGTCATGAGCCAGAGAGGTAGACAGCCTGGGTTTGAACTGGCTCCAGTTTTGCCTTGCTGTGGGCAAGTTAGCGCTATGccttataattccattttcttgcctcatctctaaaattaggataataactAAACTGACCTCCAGAGGTTATAAGGAAGATTAAAGGAGCACTTGGAGTTATAAGCACTCAACTGATACTAGTTTTCAATCCTGAGCTCATGTGGTTTGAGATAACAGAGTTATAACTGAATGAATGGTAAATGCTTCAATAATAATAGTGAtcctgaaataaataataattatgtgaCAGGAGCTGTTTTATAAACTCCTCATTCTTATAAGAGCCTTATGAGGTACGCCCTACCATtcccattttagaaatggagaaactgagacaccAGGAGATAAAGTACCTTATAGAAAACTTGGCTGGAAGAAGAAGGCACTGGCAGAAAAGTCTAGAAGAGGATCTGGTCCTCAGGGGGAGGATGATGCTGGAAAGGAGTACGAATGACAGTTGGATGATGAGGGTGTCCAGAGTGTTGGCCCAGTGACTGTGCTGAGAGTTGGGCTGGGATGAAGCAGAAGGGAGGTGGAAATGGAAGTATTTACCTTGATTCCCACCACAATCCCCTTTTCCTTGAGGATGTTTCTGAACAGCTTCCCCTGACTGTCCTTCTGGTAGAGGGTCTCATGGAAAAGGATCACGCCCCCGATGCTCTGGTTGATGGAGTTGTCTACGGTAAAGAGGATTTCC carries:
- the ALDOB gene encoding fructose-bisphosphate aldolase B is translated as MAHRFPALTSEQKKELSEIAQRIVANGKGILAADESVGTMGNRLQRIKVENTEENRRQFREILFTVDNSINQSIGGVILFHETLYQKDSQGKLFRNILKEKGIVVGIKLDQGGAPLAGTNKETTIQGLDGLSERCAQYKKDGADFGKWRAVLRIDNQCPSNLAIQENANALARYASICQQNGLVPIVEPEVLPDGDHDMEHCQYVTEKVLAAVYKALNDHHVYLEGTLLKPNMVTAGQACTKKYMPEQVAMATVTALHRTVPAAVPGICFLSGGMSEEDATLNLNAINLCPLPKPWKLSFSYGRALQASALAAWGGKAANKKATQEAFMKRALANCQAAKGQYVHSGSSGAASTQSLFTACYSY